The DNA sequence ACTGACTGCCCCGCCCGCACCGAACTCCCTTCCCCGCAATTGACGGCCAGCACCACGCCGCCCACCGGCGCCACGACCGCAAACTCCATCTTCATGCTCTCGATCACGACCAGCGTGTCGCCGGCCCGCACCACTGCGCCGGGCGTGACGAGCACCTTCCAGACGCTCCCGGGCACCTGCGTCGCCACCCGCACCGCCGCGTCCGGCCACGCGTCGTCCGCCCCTTGCGCCGGCGCGCCGTCCGGCTCGGCGACGTAATCGGCCTGGCCCGCCACCTGCCAGCGGGTGCGCTCCTCGGCGAAGGCCTGGCGCTGCGTGGTGCGGAACGCCTCGATCGACGCGGCCTCGCGGGCCAGGAACGCCTCGTGGTCGCGCAGCGAGAACGTGCCCGCCTCGGTGCGCAGCCGGTGGCGGCCGACGGGGAAGTCGCGGCGGATCTGCGCCAGCTCGGCCTCGCTCACCGGGTAGAAGCGGATCTGGTCGAAGAAGCGCAGCAGCCAAGGCTTGCCCACCTCGAAATCGGTCGCGCCATCGCGGGCGTCGTGCCAGCGGTTCCACATCTGCAGCGTGCGGCCGACGAACTGGTAACCGCCCGGACCTTCCATCCCGTAGACACACAGGTACGCGCCGCCGATGCCGACCGCGTTCTCCGGCGTCCAGGTGCGCGCCGGGTTGTACTTGGTGGTCACCAGCCGGTGGCGCGGGTCCAGCGGCGTGGCCACCGGCGCGCCGAGGTAGACATCGCCCAGCCCCAGCACCAGGTAACGCGCCTCGAACACCGTGCGGAACACGTCGTCGACCGACCCCAGCCCGTTGATGCGCCGGATGAACTCGATGTTGCTCGGGCACCAAGGCGCATCCGGCCGCACCGACTGCTGGTACTTCTCGATCGCCAGCCGCGTGCTCGGGTCGTCCCACGACAGCGGCAGCCAGACCGTGCGCGAGGCCACCACCAGCTCGGCGTCGTCGGGCAGCGTGGCGGCCAGGTCGAGCAGCGTGTCGACCAGCACCGCGCGGTCGAGCTGGCGCGGCTCGAAATGCACCTGCAGCGAGCGGATGCCCGGTGTCAGGTCGACCACGCCGGGCAGGGCGCGTGCCTGCAAGGCCTGCATCAGCACATGCACCCGCAGCCGTAGCGCGATGTCCAGCACCAGCGGCCCGACTTCGAGCAGCACGTAGCGGTCGCCCGCCTGCCGGATCACGAGGTCGCCGCGCTGCACCAGCATGGGGCTGTCCGGCACCGCGCATTCCTCGGGCAGCGCCGCGCTGGCGGGCGTGTCCAGCGTCGCGACGGCCGCGTCCAGCGCCTCGGTGCGCCGCAGCGCGTCGGCGTGCGCGATCGGGACGAAGCGCAGCGTGTCGCCGGGGCGGAGCTGGCCGAGCTTCCAGCGCTCGCCCGCCACCACCACCGCCGGGCACACGAAGCCGCCCAGGCTCGGGCCGTCCGGGCCGAGGATGACGGGCATGTCGCCGGTGAAGTCGACCGCGCCGATGGCGTAGGCGTTGTCGTGCAGGTTCGACGGGTGCAGCCCCGCCTCGCCGCCGTCCGGGCGCGCCCAGGTCGGCTTCGGGCCGATGAGGCGCACGCCGGTGCGGCTGGCGTGGTGGTGGACCTGCCAGTCGGTGGCGTAGAAGGTGGCGATGTCGTCGGCGGTGAAGAAGTCGGGCGCGGCGTGCGGGCCGTGCAGCACGCCGATGCGCCAGGCGCGGGTCGGCACCGGCTGCACCGTGTCCGGCAGCGGCGTGAAGGTCGGCGCGCCACAGCCGGCCTCGTCCCCCAGCGGCAGCAGGTCCCCCGCCAGCAGCGTGCGCCCGCCATGACCGCCGAACTGGCCGAGCGTGAAGGTGGCGCGGCTGCCCAGGTAATGCGGCACGTCCAGCCCGCCGCGCACCGCCAGGTAGCTGCGCACCCCCGTCGCCAGCGCCCCCAGCCGCAGCACCGACCCCGCCGGCACGGCGTGCGCCGCGGCGTGGGTGAGCGGCTGGCGTGTGCCGTCGGGCGCCTCCAGCGTCGCCGGCATCGGCGCACCGGCCAGCGCGACCACGGCCGCCCGGTGAAAGCGCAGCGTCGGCCCGGACAGCGTGCATTCGAGCGTGGCCGCCTCCGCCGGGTTGCCCACCAGCCGGTTCGCCAGCCGGTGGCCCAGGTCGTCCATCGGCCCGGACGGCGGCACGCCCACGTCCCAGTGGCCGAGCCGCCCCGGCCAGTCCTGCACGCTGGTCTGCACGCCCGGCTCCAGCACCTCGACCGCCCGCGGCGCCGGCCGGAAATCCGCCAGCGTCGCCGTGACCACGCGGCCTTCGGTGAACACCGGCGCGTGGCTGAGGGCGCGCAGGTAGTCGAGGTTGGTGGCGATCCCGCCCAGGCGCGTGTCGGCCAGCGCCCGCTGCAGCCGCGCCACGGCGTCGGCGCGGTCGGTGCCGGTGGCGATCAGCTTGGCGAGCATCGGGTCGTAGTGCGGGGGCACGTCGGTGCCGCGCGCCACCCAGCCGTCCACCCGCACGCCCTCCGGCCAGACCACCTCGGTCAGCAGGCCCGCCGACGGCTGGAACTGGCGCGCCGGGTCTTCGGCGTAGAGGCGCACCTGGATGGCGGCCCCCCGAGGCTCGGGCGCGGCCAGCTCGAAGGCCTCGCCCCGCGCCAGCCGCACCATCCACGCCACGAGGTCGACGCCGGTGACCTGCTCGGTGACGCCGTGTTCCACCTGCAGCCGCGTGTTGACCTCCAGGAAGTAGAACGCCCCCGTGTCGGCGTCCAGCACGAACTCCACCGTGCCCGCCGAGCGGTAGCGCACCGCCCGCGCCAGCCGCACCGCCGCGTCGCAGAGCGCGGCGCGGGTGGCAGTGTCCAGCCCGGGGGCGGGGGTTTCCTCGACCACTTTCTGGTGGCGCCGCTGTGCCGAGCAGTCGCGCTCGCCCAGGGCCACCACCTGCCCGCGGCCATCGCCGAAGACCTGCACCTCGATGTGGCGGGCGCGTTCGACGAACTTTTCCAGGTAGAGGCCGGCGTCCTTGAAATTGGCCTGCGCCAGCCGCTGCACGCCGTCCCAGGCGGAGGCCAGCGCGTCGGCGTCGCGCACCAGCCGCATCCCGATGCCGCCGCCGCCCGCGGTGCTCTTGAGCATCACGGGGTAGCCGATGCGCGCGGCCGCGGCCTGCGCGCTGGCGAGGTCGGGCAGCAGGTCGGTGCCGGGCAGCAGCGGCACGCCGTGGGCGGCGGCCAGCGCGCGGGCGGTGTGCTTGAGGCCGAAGGCGCGCATCTGCGCCGCGTCCGGGCCGATGAAGGCGATGCCGGCGGCCTCGCAGGCGTCGGCGAAGGCGGGGTTTTCCGAGAGGAAGCCGTAGCCAGGGTGGATGGCGCCCGCGCCGGTGGCCCGCGCGGCGGCGAGGATCGCGTCGGCGTCGAGGTAGCTCTGCGCGGCCGGGGCGGGGCCGATGCACACCGCCTGGTCGGCCTGGCGGACATGGGCCGCGTCGGCGTCGGCTTCGGAGTAGACCGCGACGTTGCGCAGGCCGAGCTGGCGCAGCGTGCGCAGGATGCGGCAGGCGATGGCGCCGCGGTTGGCGATCAGGACGGTGTCGAACATCGGGTCACCAGATCACGAACTCGACGGGCGTCGGGTGGTAGGCGTTGCAGGGGTTGTTGAGCTGCGGGCAGTTCGACACCAGCATGTGGACGTCGATCTCGGCGCGCAGCTCGACGTACTTGCCCGGCGCGGAGATGCCGTCGGCGAAGGTGAGCTGGCCGTCGGCGGTGACCGGCACGTTCATGAAGAAGTTGATGTTGGGCACCAGGTCGCGCTTGCCCAAGCCGACGTCGGCGTTCTGCAGCGCGAGCAGGTAGTTGTCGCGGCAGTTGTGCATGAACTTCTTCTGCAGGGCGTAGCGCACCGTGTTGCTCTCCGCTGCACAGGCGCCGCCCAGCGTGTCGTGCCGCCCGCAGGTGTCGGCGACGAGGGTCAGCATCGCGCGCCCGAGGTTGCTCACCAGCACCGAGCCGGTGGTGAGGTAGATCCCGCCCTGGCGCAGCAGGGTGTCGGTGGCGCTGTAGTGCTCGGTGTTGTCGCCGGCGGCGTAGAAGATCACGTCGACGGCCTGGTTGCCCTCCAGGTCGACGATGCGCACGGTCTGGCCGGCGCGCAGCGTGGTGAACCAGGGCTCGCCCGCGGGCTGGCGGTGGCGGCGGGTGGCGGTGTCGGGGGAGAGCGGGCTCTCTTGCAGGCGGATGGCGGCGGCGGTGGTCGCTGTGGTCATGGCGTCGGCTCCGGGGTCAGCTCAGGGCGAAGACATCGCTGTTGTGCAGCGCCCGGGCGGTTTCCGGGCGGAAGCGGCGGCAGGGGTCGTCGGCCGGCGCCGGACCACATGTCCACGCGGCCACGCCGACCTTGCCGGGCGCGTAGCCAGGGCGCGGATCGAGCGGGTGCGGCGCAGTCGAGATCGCCACGACCACGTCCAGGTCCATGCGCAGCTCGACCTGCGCTCCCTGCACCGGTCGCTCGGCGTCGAAGACGAAGCGGCCCTCGCCGTCGACCACGACGCGGCTGAAGAGGTTGACCGGCGCGATCTGGTCGCGCACGGTCAGGCCGTGTTTGCCCGTCTCGATCAGCAGGCCGTCCCGGCCGCTGCGGTACATGCCGTTGCGGTGTTCCTGGTAGCGGTGGACGCCGTACTTCGCCTCCATCGTCGGCGTGTCGAGCAGCGCGCCGAGCGGGTCGTGCCAGCCCAGCGTGTCGAGCGTGAACGAGGCCAGCGCGCGGCCCATGTCGCTCATCAGCACGTGGCCGGCGCGGTAGTGCGCGGTGTGCTGGGCCTTGAGGCTGTCGGGCATGTTGTAGCGCTCCAGCGGGTTGTGGGCGGCGTAGAGCACGAGCGAGACGTTGGCGCGGGCGTCCAGCGCGGCGAAGCGCAGCGCCGTGCCGCGCGACAGCCGCCAGCTCCAGTGGCCACCGCCGGGCACGATCTCGCTCCAGACCACCCGCTCGGCGGGCAGGTCGGGGGCGAAGCGGCGCCACAGCGCGGGCGCGTCGACTGGCTGGTCGGCGGGCGGGTTGTCGAGGGTGTGGGTGGGGTGTTCCATGGCGGCGAAGGGGTCGGAGTTCGGGGGCGGTTCCGTGTCAGCGGGCCAGGTCGATCGAGCCGGCCCGCGACAGGCGCGCCAGCAGCTCGGTGTCGGTCTGCATGCCCGAGGTCGCACGGATGCGTTCCAGCAGCGTGCGTTTCAGTGCGGTGAATTCGGGGGCGAGCTTCATGTCCTGCGTGCGCAGCGCGGGCAGCGGCACCGGGTGGATCGAGTCGATCCGCCCCGGGCGCGGCGCCATCAGCACGACCTGGTGGCCGAGGTAGAGGGCTTCCTCCACGTCGTGGGTGACGAAGACGATGGTGGTGCGCTCCAGGCGGTGGACGTGCAGGATCAGGTCGTGCATCACCTCGCGGGTCTGCGCGTCGAGCGCGCCGAAGGGTTCGTCCATCAGCAGCACCTGCGGCCGGCTCATCAGCGCGCGGGCGATTGCCACGCGCTGCTGCATGCCGCCGGAGAGCTGGCTCGGGTAGGCACGCGCGACATGCGCCAGGCCCATCAGCCGCAGCAGCGCGTCGGCGCGGCCGGAGGCGGCCTCGACGTCGGCGTCTGTGCGGTCGCGGGTGTGGGTGGCGAGCTGGCGGCTGAAGCGTATGTTGTCGAGCACGTTCAGCCAGGGGTAGAGGCTGTAGTGCTGGAACACCATCGCGCGCTCGCGCCCGGGGCCGTCGATCGGCTGGCCGTCGCAGCGCAGATCGCCCGCGCTGCGGTGCTCCAGCCCGGCCAGCGTGCGCAGCAGCGTCGACTTGCCGCAGCCCGAGGCGCCCACCAGCGTGACGAAGGCGTTGTCGGCGATGTCGAGGTCGACGGCCTGCAGCGCCACCGTGCGCGCCGCGCCGTGGCCGAAGGTCTTCCAGACGCCGCGGGCCTGCAGCTTGGGGCGGTCGGCGTCAGGCCGTGGGGACAGGTCGGGCGCCATGCTCAGTGCCTCGCGTGCAGGTAGGGAAACGCGCGCCGGTGGGCCCAGCG is a window from the Sphaerotilus montanus genome containing:
- the uca gene encoding urea carboxylase, encoding MFDTVLIANRGAIACRILRTLRQLGLRNVAVYSEADADAAHVRQADQAVCIGPAPAAQSYLDADAILAAARATGAGAIHPGYGFLSENPAFADACEAAGIAFIGPDAAQMRAFGLKHTARALAAAHGVPLLPGTDLLPDLASAQAAAARIGYPVMLKSTAGGGGIGMRLVRDADALASAWDGVQRLAQANFKDAGLYLEKFVERARHIEVQVFGDGRGQVVALGERDCSAQRRHQKVVEETPAPGLDTATRAALCDAAVRLARAVRYRSAGTVEFVLDADTGAFYFLEVNTRLQVEHGVTEQVTGVDLVAWMVRLARGEAFELAAPEPRGAAIQVRLYAEDPARQFQPSAGLLTEVVWPEGVRVDGWVARGTDVPPHYDPMLAKLIATGTDRADAVARLQRALADTRLGGIATNLDYLRALSHAPVFTEGRVVTATLADFRPAPRAVEVLEPGVQTSVQDWPGRLGHWDVGVPPSGPMDDLGHRLANRLVGNPAEAATLECTLSGPTLRFHRAAVVALAGAPMPATLEAPDGTRQPLTHAAAHAVPAGSVLRLGALATGVRSYLAVRGGLDVPHYLGSRATFTLGQFGGHGGRTLLAGDLLPLGDEAGCGAPTFTPLPDTVQPVPTRAWRIGVLHGPHAAPDFFTADDIATFYATDWQVHHHASRTGVRLIGPKPTWARPDGGEAGLHPSNLHDNAYAIGAVDFTGDMPVILGPDGPSLGGFVCPAVVVAGERWKLGQLRPGDTLRFVPIAHADALRRTEALDAAVATLDTPASAALPEECAVPDSPMLVQRGDLVIRQAGDRYVLLEVGPLVLDIALRLRVHVLMQALQARALPGVVDLTPGIRSLQVHFEPRQLDRAVLVDTLLDLAATLPDDAELVVASRTVWLPLSWDDPSTRLAIEKYQQSVRPDAPWCPSNIEFIRRINGLGSVDDVFRTVFEARYLVLGLGDVYLGAPVATPLDPRHRLVTTKYNPARTWTPENAVGIGGAYLCVYGMEGPGGYQFVGRTLQMWNRWHDARDGATDFEVGKPWLLRFFDQIRFYPVSEAELAQIRRDFPVGRHRLRTEAGTFSLRDHEAFLAREAASIEAFRTTQRQAFAEERTRWQVAGQADYVAEPDGAPAQGADDAWPDAAVRVATQVPGSVWKVLVTPGAVVRAGDTLVVIESMKMEFAVVAPVGGVVLAVNCGEGSSVRAGQSVVVLISE
- a CDS encoding urea amidolyase associated protein UAAP2; amino-acid sequence: MTTATTAAAIRLQESPLSPDTATRRHRQPAGEPWFTTLRAGQTVRIVDLEGNQAVDVIFYAAGDNTEHYSATDTLLRQGGIYLTTGSVLVSNLGRAMLTLVADTCGRHDTLGGACAAESNTVRYALQKKFMHNCRDNYLLALQNADVGLGKRDLVPNINFFMNVPVTADGQLTFADGISAPGKYVELRAEIDVHMLVSNCPQLNNPCNAYHPTPVEFVIW
- a CDS encoding urea amidolyase associated protein UAAP1 translates to MEHPTHTLDNPPADQPVDAPALWRRFAPDLPAERVVWSEIVPGGGHWSWRLSRGTALRFAALDARANVSLVLYAAHNPLERYNMPDSLKAQHTAHYRAGHVLMSDMGRALASFTLDTLGWHDPLGALLDTPTMEAKYGVHRYQEHRNGMYRSGRDGLLIETGKHGLTVRDQIAPVNLFSRVVVDGEGRFVFDAERPVQGAQVELRMDLDVVVAISTAPHPLDPRPGYAPGKVGVAAWTCGPAPADDPCRRFRPETARALHNSDVFALS
- a CDS encoding ABC transporter ATP-binding protein, which gives rise to MAPDLSPRPDADRPKLQARGVWKTFGHGAARTVALQAVDLDIADNAFVTLVGASGCGKSTLLRTLAGLEHRSAGDLRCDGQPIDGPGRERAMVFQHYSLYPWLNVLDNIRFSRQLATHTRDRTDADVEAASGRADALLRLMGLAHVARAYPSQLSGGMQQRVAIARALMSRPQVLLMDEPFGALDAQTREVMHDLILHVHRLERTTIVFVTHDVEEALYLGHQVVLMAPRPGRIDSIHPVPLPALRTQDMKLAPEFTALKRTLLERIRATSGMQTDTELLARLSRAGSIDLAR